tgcaggggACGGAATTGAGGTGGGCTCATAGACTTTAACTGAGCCCATCGtcctgaggagaaagaggataatATGCAGGCGCTGCTTTCGCTTCATTCTAGAAATTGGTGGGGGGTCTCATCTCCTATATATCGCTATATGTCAATTGTTTTACCAAAACTCGGTCACCCTTTAATCTGGGATTTAGACGGTGCACCCCTGTGGGGACAGGGTCCAAAGTGGGTGATGACAATTGCTGTACAGCGCGGCAGAATGTGTTGGCGCTATAGATAATAATAATGAAAACAAAAGCACATGCATATACACAAAGAACTGAGGAAACAGATAAAGGTCGCAGTAAGTTTGGACTCACTTCATACTCCACCATACGCTTGTTAGTGAGGTCAGCCTTGTTGCCAGTAAGGGCTATGACAATGTTTGGACTGGCTTGTCTCTGCAGCTCTTTAACCCATGTCTTGGCTCTGGCAAATGTCTCCTGCAATGATAAACCAGAGAGTTAAAGACAGCATAGAAAGCTGAAATACGGCTTCCATCTATTGTCATCTGTGCTTACTTTTATCATCTGCTTATGTATATCCTTTTAAAAAGCAATACTGAAGCATCACCGTTTTTTCACATATACTGACCTCTAGTGGCCAAAACAGACTACACTGCAGACTGGTCCAAGAAATAGCACTTCATCTTACAACCTAATGTACTGACAGTATAAGACACAAAAGGAAGAAGACAGACACAGAGCAAACCCCGTTCACATCACATCGGAGGTATACGTGTAGGGTAAATAAATGAAGCAAACCAAAAAATCATCCAGAATGAACTAAAGTTGGTCGACTGAAGGAAAAATGTAAACAAGAAAATAAACTCaaatattttggcaattgtatttcttCAGATAGGAGACAaaattctatggggcccttttcttccattgcacggatcagtaaaacaaatgaaacatgtcctatacttgtcagtgaaaaatcaggacatggccgtATTGAAGTctgtgggtcagcaaaaaaacagaataaaatccttttttgcggacatgctgaactgtacacaaaaaaaaaaaaaaaaatggatccgcatttttgcggacagcatatggccgtctgatTGAGCCCtaactaaggctgctttcacatggcAGCGTGTGGTCAGTGTAACGGCACATTTCCTGGACTGACCGCAGATCATGTGCGCCAAACTCGCTGCCTCATAGTGATCTATGAAGATGTCACTACTGTCCAGTACTCCAGTGATGCTGGGTGTACAGGACGGCAGACCCACGGTCAAgctggaactcacagcatcatcacTATAATGTAGCGAGTTCGGCTCACACGCCGTGGTTGGTGCGCGAAACGCAGTCATTACACGGCCCGTGCTTCACAGACCACACAcaatacaaaaacgcagcacagcATGTTCTTGTATCCTGCCAAGTCCGGAAAAaagaatgtatacttttttctttttttttttaccatgaaactctatggtgaacagatgccaGTCTGATGAAAgtatccattattttttttgtatacattaaatggatgtgaaaaacgtgatgtgagccCATCCCTGAACCTAACAAACTAGACCATTTATTACAAAGTTCAGCCTCTAGTGGGCACCATACAACACTAaagggcctcatttatcaaagctGACCTTGCTGCCCACAGCAACCAGACTTCAGCTTTCATGAAAGCTGCAATGTGATTGGCTGTTATGGCTAACAAGCCAAGACTTTCTATACTAATGGATAATTAATTGAAGCCTATACATGCACCATATAGGTTATTCTCATAAAAGTCTGTACATTTTACGTATGGCTATGTGCATGACTCATTTCCTAATTGCTTAGAAACAAATTACAATTCCTCTAATCCAATGCTAAAGaacagagcagaaaaaaaaaaaaaagccctgacAAAAAGAAAGACAGATATGTGTCTGTAGCGCAACAATGTAACAACGCCTTCCTGCCATCTTCCGAACGACGACGACTTTACCTGGTTGGTGATGTCATACACCACAATTGCAGCTTGTGCTCCCCGATAGTACATGGGTGCCAGGCTGTGATACCGTTCTTGCCCTGCTGTATCCCAGATCTCAAATTTTACCGTAGTGTCATCCAGACAAACAGACTGTGTAAGAAATGCAGCTACAAAAAGgcacaaaaaaataggacaaatTGGGATTAGGAAAAATGGGAAAAGGAAATAAAACTACAATACATGGTAGGACCAAGACGAAATTCTGCATTCTTTACCGTGTATGTGACAACCTACCTCCTATTGTGCTCTCCTGGAATTCATGAAACTGTCCTTTGACGAAACGTAGAACCAGACTTGACTTGCCGACCGCAGATTCGCCGAGCAATACCAACTTAAACTGACAGATCTTACTGGCCTGAGACTGACCGTTTGGCCTCGCTGCTCCTCTCCCGGCCATTTCCTGAAgacaaaattacaaggaacgctCCAGAAGATGGAGAAATGAAAAGGGACCTTCTCAGGCTTGTGCTGAAGGGAAGAAGCAGGTCCACACGAGGTCAAAATCTACAAAACATGAAAACGGAATCATTACACTgctctgaatggacctgcggctGAGCATGCAGGTTCAACGGAAGGAGGACGATAAGGTGGAGCAGTTGGTATCCTTCAGAAAGTGACTGTCGCAAtttgttgctatgagcaactcCATTCTTCCTTTACAATACTTTGGATAAACCTCCCTCATTGCTCGATCAAAACCAACCCCAGGAGTGTAATTCTCCCCCAGGTCACAcatatacagttgtggccaaaaaagTTTTGAGAacaacacaaatattagttttcacaaagtttgcatctaaactgcttttagatctttgtttctgttgtttctgtgatgtagtgaaatataattacacgcacttcatacgtttcaaaggcttttatcgacaattacatgacatttattcaaagagtcagtatttgcagtgctggcccttctttttcaggacttctgcaattcgactgggcatgctctcaatcaacttctgggccaattcctgactgatcgcaacccattctttcataatcacttcttggagtttgtcagaattagtgggtttttgtttgtccacccgcctcttgaggattgaccacaagttctcaatgggattaagatctgaggagtttccaggccatggacccaaaatgtcaacgttttggtccccgagccacttagttatcacttttgccttatggcacggtgctccatcgtgctggaaaatgcattgttcttcaccaaactgttgttggatgaagttgctgttggagggtgttttggtaccattctttattcatggctgtgttttggggcaaaattgtgagtgagaagcaagcccacacatgaatggtctcaggatgctttactgttggcatgacacaggactgatggcagcgctcaccttttcttctccggacaagcctttttcctgat
This is a stretch of genomic DNA from Bufo gargarizans isolate SCDJY-AF-19 chromosome 3, ASM1485885v1, whole genome shotgun sequence. It encodes these proteins:
- the RAB5B gene encoding ras-related protein Rab-5B codes for the protein MAGRGAARPNGQSQASKICQFKLVLLGESAVGKSSLVLRFVKGQFHEFQESTIGAAFLTQSVCLDDTTVKFEIWDTAGQERYHSLAPMYYRGAQAAIVVYDITNQETFARAKTWVKELQRQASPNIVIALTGNKADLTNKRMVEYEEAQAYADDNSLLFMETSAKTAMNVNDLFLAIAKKLPKNEPQNTSGAPGRSRGVDLHEQTQQNRSQCCSN